From one Leguminivora glycinivorella isolate SPB_JAAS2020 chromosome 5, LegGlyc_1.1, whole genome shotgun sequence genomic stretch:
- the LOC125226260 gene encoding catalase-like, which produces MLKVIILAVLAVANAKVQQNVASQQIITFKQKTGKPIGVMTSSAGAPIEYKEATNTLNSPLLFNEYFMDSLTHLVRERVPERLVHAKAGGAFGYFEVTHDITDICKAKMFSQIGKKTPVAVRFSPVVVERGGIDTSRDARGFAIKFYTEDGNFDIAGFNTPIYVYKDPLLFTAFVRTQKRNPATNLMDVNMLWDYLTLRPEGLYMFLLVFGDRGIPDGYRHMPGFGIHTYQVVNKHGESTFVRWHFVPDAGIKNLRSEEASRIAAQDPDYATRDLYNAIANGNPPSWKVSIQVLTLDDVKKAGFDVFDVTKALPLDDYPLKPVGRFVLNKNPINYFAEIEQLAFSPTNLIPGILGAPDKVFEARRMAYRDAQYYRLGANFNKIPVNCPIQTQALAYNRDGRPPLKENDRDIPNYFPNTFNGPQPYKDPKRPQLIEIYQDLPNNFDQATELYTQEMTKDERSRLVANILFSLGGAAKNLQDRAVKLFTVIHPDLGGRIQKGLLANRTQIYYEDYDY; this is translated from the exons atgTTAAAAGTGATAATACTAGCCGTGCTCGCGGTTGCAAATGCCAAAGTGCAACAAAATGTCGCGTCACAGCAAATTATTACGTTTAAACAGAAAACGGGG AAACCCATAGGAGTAATGACTTCGAGCGCAGGAGCGCCTATAGAATACAAAGAAGCAACAAATACACTAAACTCACCTTTGCTCTTCAACGAATACTTCATGGACTCTCTCACGCACCTGGTACGGGAGAGGGTCCCAGAACGCCTCGTCCACGCCAAGGCCGGCGGCGCCTTCGGGTACTTCGAAGTCACCCACGACATCACCGACATCTGCAAAGCCAAAATGTTTAGCCAAATAGGAAAGAAAACACCCGTCGCTGTCAGATTTTCTCCAGTTGTAGTTGAACGGGGAGGAATAGATACATCCAGAGATGCTAGAGGATTTGCCATCAAATTTTACACAGAAGACGGAAATTTCGACATCGCTGGATTTAATACACCAATCTACGTTTATAAGGATCCTCTACTATTTACTGCTTTCGTGCGAACTCAGAAACGTAACCCGGCTACCAACCTAATGGATGTTAACATGCTTTGGGACTACTTGACTCTGAGGCCAGAAGGCTTGTATATGTTTTTGCTCGTTTTCGGAGACCGTGGCATTCCTGACGGGTACCGCCACATGCCGGGCTTCGGAATTCACACATACCAGGTTGTCAATAAGCACGGAGAGTCCACTTTCGTTAGATGGCACTTTGTACCGGATGCGGGTATTAAAAATTTACGTTCAGAAGAGGCTAGCAGAATTGCAGCACAAGATCCTGACTATGCTACTAGAGATTTATATAATGCGATTGCCAATGGTAACCCTCCTAGTTGGAAAGTCAGCATTCAAGTTTTAACTTTAGATGACGTCAAGAAAGCAGGCTTTGATGTTTTTGACGTCACCAAAGCGCTTCCTTTAGACGATTATCCTTTGAAACCAGTGGGTAGATTTGTTTTGAACAAAAACCCTATAAATTATTTCGCGGAAATCGAACAATTAGCGTTCAGTCCCACGAATCTGATACCGGGAATACTTGGTGCCCCCGATAAAGTATTTGAAGCTAGAAGAATGGCTTATAGGGATGCTCAATATTATCGTTTAGGGGCTAACTTTAATAAGATACCAGTAAATTGTCCTATTCAAACGCAAGCCCTGGCTTATAACCGAGACGGGAGACCTCCGCTCAAGGAAAATGATCGTGATATTCCAAACTATTTTCCTAATACTTTTAATGGTCCCCAACCGTACAAGGATCCAAAACGGCCACAGTTGATAGAAATATACCAAGATCTGCCAAACAATTTTGACCAAGCGACTGAACTGTACACGCAAGAGATGACAAAAGATGAACGGAGTCGGTTGGTTGCAAATATCCTGTTCAGCTTGGGTGGGGCGGCGAAAAATTTGCAAGATCGAGCGGTGAAATTATTTACAGTAATACATCCAGATTTAGGTGGAAGGATTCAGAAAGGATTATTGGCTAATAGAACTCAAATTTATTATGAAGACTATGATTATTAA